One region of uncultured Sulfurimonas sp. genomic DNA includes:
- a CDS encoding efflux RND transporter permease subunit → MNWRDKIEIHLGLMGEKITKHPIKIILLMLTISIALISNLPKITIDTSTEGFLYDNDPALIKYEAFKEQFGQDEKIMVVVRVKNIFTMKSLEQLQALHQELQNKIPHLNDINSLINARNTRGEGDLLIVEDLFEDFPKDEQELKLKEEIAMKSVMYKNLLLSEDATLATIMLEPNTYESSNKDDALAGFGESEEDVELEFLKDSSKSEMVIAAEEIAKEFSTPDFDVFIAGSLAINDLNKRAVQKDMQKFVKLVLLMIMIFLFVVFRRLSGVILPIIIVALSLFSTMGLMALVGTPITIPTQILPSFLLAVGIGAVVHLLAMFFKHYNENEDKNKAISYSLGHSGLAIIMTSLTTAAGLLSFSTASIAPVGDLGIFAAIGVLIALLNTIVTLPAILSVLPIKVAKEKHIKNSIKMDALLTKIAHLSVDYAKPILGISLIIIAVSIYGASKIEFKHDSLSWQPDDSAIKISTDIVNKELRGSVTMEVIVDTKKENGLYNSELITNIDTLVRKAEAIQNDKYFVGKGWSVAEVLKEIHRALHKNKEEYYAITDNDALIPQEFLLFENSGSDDLEDVVDASFSKARITFKLPWMEAGQYETLSNELTTLMENELGSDVEITITGMVPLFQRTLTAAMASMATSYITAFALIAIMMMILLGSFKMGLVSMLPNILPVLATLGFMYATNIPLDMFTMLVGAIVIGLSVDDTVHFFHNYARYHNQGFSPRESIIKTMTGTGRALVATSVVLSLGFFVYAFATLSNLINFGILAGGSIALALISNILLGPALLSLITKDKSQQKDKN, encoded by the coding sequence ATGAACTGGCGAGATAAAATTGAAATACATTTAGGATTAATGGGTGAAAAAATCACCAAGCATCCTATAAAAATAATTCTACTTATGCTAACAATAAGTATAGCACTTATATCAAACTTACCAAAAATCACCATAGACACTTCAACTGAGGGGTTTTTATACGATAATGATCCAGCTTTAATAAAGTATGAAGCTTTTAAAGAGCAATTTGGTCAAGATGAAAAAATCATGGTTGTAGTAAGAGTTAAAAACATCTTTACTATGAAATCCTTAGAACAACTTCAAGCACTTCATCAAGAACTTCAAAACAAAATTCCGCATCTAAACGACATAAATTCTCTTATAAATGCTAGAAATACAAGAGGAGAGGGTGATTTACTTATAGTTGAAGATCTTTTTGAAGATTTTCCAAAAGATGAACAAGAATTAAAACTTAAAGAAGAGATAGCGATGAAAAGCGTTATGTATAAAAATCTTCTCTTAAGCGAAGATGCTACTCTTGCTACAATCATGCTAGAACCTAACACTTATGAGTCATCAAATAAAGATGATGCTTTAGCTGGTTTTGGTGAAAGTGAAGAAGATGTAGAGTTAGAGTTTTTAAAAGATAGTTCAAAAAGTGAGATGGTTATAGCCGCTGAAGAGATAGCAAAAGAGTTTAGTACACCAGACTTTGACGTTTTTATAGCTGGTTCATTGGCAATAAACGACCTTAACAAAAGGGCTGTTCAAAAAGATATGCAAAAGTTTGTAAAACTTGTTTTACTTATGATTATGATTTTTCTTTTTGTTGTGTTTCGCAGACTTAGTGGAGTTATACTTCCTATAATCATAGTAGCTCTTTCTCTGTTTTCTACTATGGGTCTTATGGCATTGGTTGGAACTCCTATAACTATACCTACTCAGATTTTACCATCGTTTTTGCTTGCAGTTGGTATTGGTGCGGTTGTGCATCTCTTAGCAATGTTTTTTAAGCATTACAATGAAAATGAAGATAAAAACAAAGCTATATCTTACTCTTTAGGTCACTCTGGACTTGCAATAATTATGACATCTCTAACAACAGCTGCTGGACTTCTCTCTTTTTCTACGGCATCCATAGCTCCTGTTGGAGATTTGGGGATATTCGCGGCTATTGGAGTTTTAATAGCACTTTTAAACACAATAGTTACTCTTCCTGCAATCTTAAGTGTTTTACCTATAAAAGTAGCAAAAGAAAAACATATAAAAAATTCTATAAAAATGGATGCTCTCTTAACAAAAATAGCTCATTTGAGCGTAGATTACGCAAAACCAATATTGGGCATATCTTTAATTATTATCGCTGTTAGCATCTATGGTGCATCTAAGATTGAGTTTAAGCATGACTCTCTTAGCTGGCAACCAGATGATTCTGCCATTAAAATCTCTACCGATATAGTAAACAAAGAGCTTAGAGGCTCAGTAACTATGGAAGTTATTGTAGATACAAAAAAAGAAAACGGACTTTATAATTCTGAACTTATAACAAATATAGACACTCTCGTGCGTAAAGCTGAAGCAATACAAAACGATAAATATTTCGTAGGAAAAGGTTGGAGTGTTGCAGAGGTTTTAAAAGAGATTCATAGAGCTTTACATAAAAATAAAGAAGAGTACTATGCTATTACAGATAACGATGCCCTGATTCCTCAAGAGTTTTTACTTTTTGAAAATAGTGGAAGTGATGATTTAGAAGATGTGGTAGATGCTTCTTTTTCAAAAGCGAGAATTACTTTTAAACTCCCATGGATGGAAGCGGGTCAATACGAAACGCTCTCAAATGAACTTACAACTCTTATGGAAAATGAACTTGGAAGTGATGTTGAGATAACCATAACAGGAATGGTTCCTCTATTTCAAAGAACACTTACAGCAGCTATGGCATCTATGGCTACAAGCTACATAACTGCCTTTGCACTTATAGCTATTATGATGATGATTTTGCTTGGAAGTTTTAAAATGGGACTTGTTAGTATGTTACCAAATATACTTCCAGTTTTAGCAACTCTAGGCTTTATGTATGCTACAAATATTCCACTAGATATGTTTACTATGCTTGTCGGAGCTATTGTTATAGGTCTATCGGTTGATGATACTGTTCACTTTTTTCATAACTATGCAAGATATCACAATCAAGGATTTAGTCCAAGAGAGTCCATAATAAAAACAATGACAGGAACTGGACGTGCTCTTGTTGCTACAAGCGTGGTTCTCTCTTTAGGTTTTTTCGTTTATGCATTTGCAACTTTGAGCAATTTAATCAACTTTGGAATACTTGCTGGTGGCTCTATTGCTTTAGCTCTTATTTCAAACATCTTGCTAGGACCAGCACTTCTTAGCCTTATAACTAAAGATAAATCACAACAAAAGGATAAAAATTGA
- a CDS encoding DUF1302 family protein: MSFKGLLSCLSIVCFMASFAYANDNMEDDLGGFETQESASMQNLADEDLEGFLNDGFENSKTEEKKPKTIVKKESIVTISGDLAFKSSLGIKEHKVDGIEYSGVNQAQTSLFLELDAKLSDNWKLKISGDIFYDAIYDIYSTNKYSDDILDAYKTQLRLDDTYIQGRLSSSLDAKIGRQIVVWGKSDNIRITDVINPLDNRTPAMTDIEDLRLSVGMFKFDYYYGDWNFSTMIIPESRIMLEAAPRSEFFPVDAVFPVAPNPFLDLESPINSTKNMQYALGANGIFSGWDLSFYAADVLDQKWHINPSTMKREVSKVQMLGSAINIASGSWLLKSELAYLNGVKYNSTTDAKERLDALVGFEYMGFKDTVLSLEVANRHIFDYEAQMSQTINRPDYVDEDELQTAIRATKSFYNDTLDISALFSIFGSSWQNGGFARVWLEYDVADAIGLNLGIVDYIDGDKPLLKATKDNDRIFADITFSF, encoded by the coding sequence ATGTCATTTAAGGGACTACTATCTTGTCTTAGTATTGTATGCTTTATGGCTAGTTTTGCTTATGCAAATGATAATATGGAAGATGATTTAGGAGGGTTTGAAACTCAGGAGTCTGCATCTATGCAAAATCTTGCAGATGAAGATTTAGAGGGTTTTTTAAATGATGGTTTTGAAAATAGTAAAACAGAAGAAAAGAAGCCTAAAACTATAGTAAAAAAAGAGAGTATTGTAACTATAAGTGGTGATTTGGCTTTTAAGAGTTCTCTTGGAATTAAAGAACATAAAGTTGATGGCATCGAGTACTCGGGAGTAAATCAAGCTCAAACTTCACTCTTTTTAGAGCTAGATGCCAAGCTATCAGACAATTGGAAACTAAAAATAAGTGGAGATATTTTTTACGATGCCATATATGATATCTACTCTACAAACAAATACAGTGATGACATACTAGATGCATACAAAACACAGTTAAGATTAGATGATACTTATATACAAGGAAGACTCTCTTCATCTTTGGATGCAAAGATAGGACGACAGATAGTAGTTTGGGGGAAATCTGATAACATTAGAATCACAGATGTTATAAATCCACTTGACAACCGAACCCCTGCTATGACTGACATTGAAGATCTTAGACTAAGTGTTGGTATGTTTAAGTTTGACTATTACTATGGAGATTGGAACTTTTCAACTATGATTATTCCAGAGAGTCGCATCATGCTTGAAGCCGCGCCAAGAAGTGAGTTTTTCCCTGTAGATGCAGTTTTTCCAGTAGCACCAAATCCTTTTTTAGATCTTGAATCACCGATAAATTCAACAAAAAATATGCAGTATGCCCTTGGAGCAAATGGGATTTTTTCAGGCTGGGATTTATCTTTTTATGCGGCTGATGTGCTTGATCAAAAATGGCATATAAATCCATCAACAATGAAGAGAGAAGTTTCTAAAGTTCAGATGCTAGGCTCTGCTATTAACATAGCATCTGGAAGCTGGCTTTTAAAGAGTGAATTAGCTTACTTAAATGGAGTAAAGTACAACTCAACAACAGATGCAAAAGAACGCTTAGATGCTTTAGTTGGTTTTGAATATATGGGATTTAAAGATACAGTTTTATCTCTTGAAGTAGCAAATCGACATATCTTTGATTATGAAGCACAGATGTCACAAACTATAAATAGACCTGATTATGTTGATGAAGATGAACTTCAAACAGCTATTCGTGCTACAAAAAGTTTTTACAATGACACCTTGGATATTTCTGCTCTTTTTAGCATCTTTGGTTCAAGCTGGCAAAATGGCGGTTTTGCAAGAGTTTGGTTAGAGTATGATGTTGCAGATGCTATTGGTTTAAATCTTGGAATTGTTGATTATATCGATGGGGATAAACCACTCTTAAAAGCCACAAAAGACAATGATAGAATTTTTGCAGATATAACTTTTAGTTTTTAA
- a CDS encoding ankyrin repeat domain-containing protein, which translates to MHSWIEFLKKNDFISVKKHIRNGADVNDANETGESVLAYAIRSRCDTELLMLLIDSGADIYDFDDEGVSIFDMSITYDNIKMVEYILSKGIDINFTHRRSRFTPLMAAASYGRVSIAKLLINHGANKDAVDTKGFSAIDFARKMNKKSILEILEYDENSPKNKAYAR; encoded by the coding sequence ATGCATAGTTGGATTGAATTTTTAAAAAAGAATGATTTTATAAGTGTTAAAAAACATATTAGAAATGGTGCTGATGTAAATGATGCCAATGAAACTGGAGAGTCTGTATTGGCTTATGCAATTAGAAGCAGATGTGATACAGAACTTTTGATGTTGTTAATAGACAGTGGTGCAGATATATATGATTTTGATGATGAAGGTGTAAGCATCTTTGATATGTCTATAACATATGACAATATAAAGATGGTTGAGTATATTTTAAGTAAAGGCATTGATATAAATTTTACACATAGAAGAAGCAGATTTACCCCTCTTATGGCAGCTGCATCTTATGGAAGAGTGAGTATTGCAAAGTTACTTATAAATCACGGTGCGAACAAAGATGCAGTAGATACAAAAGGATTTTCAGCTATTGATTTTGCTAGAAAAATGAATAAAAAAAGTATTTTAGAAATTTTAGAATATGATGAAAATAGTCCTAAAAACAAGGCTTATGCTAGATGA
- a CDS encoding tetrahydrodipicolinate N-succinyltransferase N-terminal domain-containing protein has translation MEIIQTTDAFKALIQNIKSEIPGYKDPIAFGICRVDLGQVNIEKTLQATYPIINWNENFGSAAIFMKALTEQGVEIDFNESEVVCDINVKFLRSCLNAFTPYADEAYGDAHKNIQVISALYNQIMNSGSLEGEFKVTFIFADEALKSVEATYLKLYAMSQAKVELRSINLNGAFGALPNVAWSNGQPIELDYLREFEIELKLANEYPHIDFVDKFPRFLQHIIPADNTRILETSKVRFGAQLAAGTTVMPGASYINFNAGTTGSVMVEGRISSSAIVGAGSDVGGGASILGVLSGTDGNPISIGKNTLLGANSTCGIPLGDGCIIDAGLAILEGTKVGIYPKELIKIQEVNSGLTMQGEIFKAKDLAGLNGLHFRQNSMTGEFTVSRSTREIKLNADLH, from the coding sequence ATGGAAATAATACAAACAACAGATGCTTTTAAAGCATTAATTCAAAACATTAAGTCTGAGATACCTGGATATAAAGATCCTATAGCATTTGGTATCTGTAGAGTTGATTTAGGTCAGGTAAATATTGAAAAAACACTTCAAGCTACATACCCTATAATCAATTGGAATGAAAACTTTGGTAGTGCAGCTATCTTTATGAAAGCTTTAACAGAACAAGGTGTAGAGATAGACTTTAATGAGAGTGAAGTTGTTTGCGATATTAATGTAAAGTTTTTAAGAAGTTGTTTAAATGCATTTACTCCTTATGCTGATGAAGCTTACGGTGATGCTCATAAAAATATTCAAGTTATTTCAGCACTCTACAATCAAATCATGAATAGTGGTTCTTTAGAGGGTGAGTTTAAAGTAACTTTTATTTTTGCAGATGAGGCTCTTAAAAGTGTTGAAGCTACATATTTGAAGTTATATGCAATGAGTCAAGCAAAGGTTGAACTTAGAAGTATAAATTTAAATGGTGCTTTTGGTGCACTTCCAAATGTTGCATGGTCAAATGGTCAACCTATTGAACTTGATTATCTTAGAGAGTTTGAAATAGAGCTAAAACTAGCAAATGAATATCCTCATATTGATTTTGTAGATAAATTTCCAAGATTTTTACAACATATCATTCCTGCGGACAATACTAGAATCCTTGAAACTTCAAAAGTAAGATTTGGTGCTCAACTAGCAGCAGGAACTACTGTAATGCCAGGAGCTTCATATATCAACTTCAATGCTGGAACAACTGGTTCAGTTATGGTTGAGGGTCGTATATCTAGTTCTGCTATAGTTGGTGCAGGTTCTGATGTTGGTGGTGGAGCTTCTATACTTGGTGTATTAAGTGGTACTGATGGCAATCCAATTTCTATTGGTAAAAACACTCTTCTAGGCGCAAACTCTACTTGTGGAATTCCTTTAGGTGATGGTTGTATCATAGATGCAGGATTAGCAATACTTGAGGGAACAAAAGTCGGTATTTATCCTAAAGAACTTATAAAGATTCAAGAAGTAAATAGTGGACTAACTATGCAAGGTGAAATTTTTAAAGCTAAAGATCTTGCTGGATTAAATGGTCTTCACTTTAGACAAAATTCTATGACAGGAGAGTTTACAGTTTCTCGCTCAACAAGAGAAATTAAACTCAACGCTGATTTACACTAA
- a CDS encoding HAMP domain-containing sensor histidine kinase, giving the protein MLKHEKKAFLKFFITYFGSVALLILASGFFYFQEQRQMLIEKEHFSMIEYIRILKMKQELPKNTSITYEMKNVNIKNFNIDNFSIKEKHFEKYMPYSWDGDYILVKKGKKEFYKKEFSTKVEIISVQIFLLIIFGFLSYMLSLRALKPMQEAIIKLDNFSKDLIHDLNTPITSILLNMKLLEKNSNFNDNKALSRIKKNVENISELHNSLTTLLQEETMLTSEQDIVKIIEDVIATHQKLYTDIKYEIELKEFNASVNKNAFTQILTNLISNASKYNKKNGFIKVYSIKRVLYIEDNGVGIKNPAEIFNRSYTEQNSTTGIGLDISKRLCEAMDIKISATSQVGIGTTVSLEFKN; this is encoded by the coding sequence TTGTTAAAGCATGAGAAAAAAGCATTTTTAAAGTTTTTTATTACTTACTTTGGTAGTGTTGCACTGCTTATTTTGGCATCTGGATTTTTTTATTTTCAAGAACAAAGACAGATGCTTATAGAAAAAGAGCACTTTTCAATGATTGAGTATATTCGTATCTTAAAGATGAAACAAGAACTTCCAAAAAACACTTCTATAACATATGAAATGAAAAATGTAAATATTAAAAATTTCAATATTGATAACTTTAGCATCAAAGAAAAACATTTTGAAAAATATATGCCATATAGCTGGGATGGAGACTATATACTTGTAAAAAAAGGTAAAAAAGAGTTTTATAAAAAAGAGTTTTCTACAAAAGTAGAGATTATCTCTGTACAAATTTTTCTACTTATAATTTTTGGTTTTTTAAGTTATATGCTCTCTTTACGCGCACTAAAACCGATGCAAGAGGCCATTATAAAACTAGACAACTTCTCAAAAGATCTTATTCATGATTTAAATACGCCTATAACTTCCATACTTTTAAATATGAAACTTTTAGAAAAAAACAGTAACTTTAATGATAATAAAGCACTTAGTAGAATCAAAAAAAATGTTGAAAACATCTCTGAACTTCATAATAGTTTAACTACTCTTCTTCAAGAAGAGACAATGTTAACAAGTGAGCAAGATATAGTTAAAATCATAGAAGATGTAATTGCAACGCATCAAAAGTTATATACTGATATTAAGTACGAGATAGAATTAAAAGAGTTTAACGCATCTGTAAATAAAAATGCATTTACTCAGATTCTTACAAATCTTATCTCAAACGCTAGTAAGTACAATAAAAAAAATGGATTTATTAAAGTTTACTCTATAAAGAGAGTTTTATATATTGAAGATAATGGAGTTGGTATCAAAAATCCTGCTGAGATATTTAATCGCTCTTACACAGAACAAAATAGTACAACAGGAATAGGACTCGACATAAGTAAACGCTTGTGTGAAGCTATGGATATCAAGATATCCGCAACTTCACAAGTCGGAATTGGGACTACTGTTAGTTTAGAGTTTAAAAACTAA
- a CDS encoding HDOD domain-containing protein, translating to MSTNLYIARQPILDKDDNIFAYELLYRDADQSSNIKNDRHATVTVLSNVLNKFGVKNLLGKNKAFIKADKKFLMHDVVFYIPKEHFIFALQANMELTQELQDRIIQLKEMGYILAINDAILTKEILEKFSNLLSHITYIKVDINTPKEDIKLLQGLNLEIIFTKVETHEMHTKAKELNGNYFQGYFFSKPKILEQEKFDPNSIKAINLCNYIMSDSSIDEIVQKFEENHAISLQLLKYVNSGSFHFRQNISSVRQILTLMGRTPLTQWLMLMVYSTNTNAKDQETESPLIQLLKSRTNLMVEVSKQISNSEIKNLSSKVYILGVVSLLDTLFNVSIDVILEELNIDEQIKNAIIKQDGILGEIYSFAKNLERFDIKAVEDFCSKYEIKTQELEKLTLEVIQSVNEFESSVDA from the coding sequence ATGAGTACTAATTTATATATAGCTAGACAACCTATTTTGGATAAAGATGACAATATATTTGCTTATGAACTTTTATATAGGGATGCCGATCAAAGTTCAAATATAAAAAACGACAGACATGCAACAGTTACAGTACTTAGTAATGTTTTAAATAAGTTTGGTGTAAAAAATCTTTTAGGCAAGAACAAAGCCTTTATAAAAGCAGATAAAAAATTTCTTATGCATGATGTTGTCTTTTATATACCAAAAGAGCATTTTATATTTGCTTTGCAGGCAAATATGGAACTTACACAAGAGTTACAAGATAGAATAATCCAACTAAAAGAAATGGGTTATATTTTAGCTATAAATGATGCAATTCTTACAAAAGAAATTTTAGAAAAATTTTCCAATCTTTTGAGTCATATAACTTATATAAAAGTCGATATAAACACCCCCAAAGAAGATATTAAACTTCTTCAAGGGTTAAATTTAGAGATTATTTTTACAAAAGTTGAAACTCATGAGATGCACACAAAAGCTAAAGAGTTAAATGGGAATTATTTTCAAGGTTACTTCTTTAGTAAACCAAAAATTTTAGAACAAGAAAAATTTGATCCAAACTCAATTAAAGCTATTAATTTATGTAACTATATTATGAGTGATTCTAGTATAGATGAAATAGTGCAAAAATTTGAAGAAAATCATGCAATATCTTTGCAACTTTTAAAGTATGTAAATTCAGGCTCATTTCACTTTAGACAAAACATATCTTCAGTTCGTCAAATTCTTACATTGATGGGCAGAACACCACTTACTCAATGGCTTATGCTTATGGTTTATTCAACTAACACAAATGCAAAAGATCAAGAAACAGAATCACCTCTTATACAATTATTAAAATCTAGAACAAATCTTATGGTAGAAGTGTCTAAGCAAATTTCAAATAGTGAGATTAAAAATTTATCTTCTAAAGTCTATATTTTAGGTGTTGTTTCACTTTTAGATACACTTTTTAATGTAAGTATTGATGTGATTTTAGAAGAGTTAAATATAGACGAGCAAATAAAAAATGCAATTATAAAACAAGATGGGATTCTTGGTGAGATTTACTCTTTTGCTAAAAATTTAGAAAGATTTGATATAAAAGCCGTTGAAGATTTTTGTTCTAAATATGAAATAAAAACACAAGAGTTAGAAAAACTTACACTTGAAGTTATTCAAAGTGTGAATGAGTTTGAAAGTTCTGTAGATGCATAG
- a CDS encoding outer membrane lipoprotein-sorting protein has product MILKTLLITAFTTASLFAISGEEIAQRVHDRDDGDNSTSNMRMILTDKNNNERVRDLKTYTKDKGEDTLKLMFFLTPADVRNTGFLTYDYEDSDKDDDQWLYLPELKKVKRIASSDKSSSFMGSDFTYSDMTSRNVKDYTYRIMKEPTIGGHKTWQLLVTPKTIKTVEETGYTKSIIFVRQDNFVIIQALHYIKAGKKLKYMQILDLQKIDNVWTTKKMQMTTKKGKKTLHKTVFEFSDIKYNQDLKESFFTTRTIERGL; this is encoded by the coding sequence TTGATTTTAAAAACACTACTAATAACGGCATTCACAACGGCTTCTTTATTTGCTATCTCAGGAGAAGAAATAGCGCAGAGAGTTCACGATAGAGATGATGGAGATAACTCTACATCAAATATGAGGATGATTCTTACAGATAAAAATAACAATGAAAGAGTAAGAGATTTAAAAACATACACAAAAGACAAAGGTGAAGATACACTAAAACTTATGTTCTTTTTAACTCCAGCAGATGTTAGAAACACAGGTTTTTTAACTTATGATTATGAAGATTCAGACAAAGACGATGATCAGTGGCTCTATCTGCCAGAGCTTAAAAAAGTAAAAAGAATAGCATCTAGCGATAAGAGTTCATCTTTTATGGGAAGTGATTTTACTTATTCAGATATGACATCAAGAAATGTAAAAGATTATACTTACAGAATAATGAAAGAGCCTACTATAGGTGGACACAAAACTTGGCAGTTGTTAGTAACTCCAAAAACAATTAAAACAGTAGAAGAAACAGGATACACAAAGTCTATAATATTTGTTCGTCAAGATAACTTTGTAATCATTCAAGCTCTTCACTACATAAAAGCAGGTAAAAAACTAAAGTATATGCAAATTTTAGATCTACAAAAGATAGATAATGTATGGACGACTAAAAAAATGCAGATGACTACAAAAAAAGGCAAAAAAACTCTGCATAAAACTGTATTTGAATTTTCAGATATTAAATACAATCAAGACCTAAAAGAATCATTCTTTACAACTCGTACAATCGAGAGAGGATTGTAA
- a CDS encoding response regulator transcription factor, whose product MARILLVEDDQILSETLLELLEDEGYDLSLAQSANEAMEATYANEFELMILDVNIPDFNGFELLQMLRNSGNKTPCIFLTSLNDIASLSRGFEVGADDYIKKPFDFDELIIRIQALLRKSFHAKNNEIKYNLLTYKISTNELLDANKLVQLAPQEKKLLSLLFKRIDETVTKQELLHELDSINESSEGALRVYITKLRKVGLEIQTIKGTGYRLVKA is encoded by the coding sequence GTGGCACGAATACTTCTAGTTGAAGATGATCAAATACTTTCTGAAACACTTCTTGAGCTGCTTGAAGATGAAGGTTATGATTTGAGCCTTGCTCAAAGCGCAAATGAAGCTATGGAAGCTACGTATGCAAACGAGTTTGAGCTTATGATTTTAGATGTTAATATTCCTGATTTTAATGGTTTTGAACTTTTACAGATGCTAAGAAACTCAGGAAATAAAACTCCTTGCATATTTTTAACCTCCTTAAATGACATAGCATCTCTCTCACGCGGATTTGAAGTTGGAGCGGATGATTACATTAAAAAGCCTTTTGATTTTGATGAGCTTATTATAAGAATCCAAGCACTTCTTAGAAAATCATTTCACGCTAAAAACAATGAGATAAAGTACAACCTCTTAACCTACAAAATATCTACAAATGAACTCCTAGATGCAAACAAACTTGTGCAACTAGCACCTCAAGAAAAAAAGCTTTTATCTCTTCTTTTTAAACGTATCGATGAAACGGTAACTAAGCAAGAACTTTTGCATGAATTAGATAGTATAAATGAGTCAAGCGAGGGAGCTCTAAGGGTTTATATAACAAAACTTAGAAAAGTTGGTTTAGAAATTCAGACCATAAAAGGTACAGGATATAGACTTGTTAAAGCATGA
- a CDS encoding adenylate kinase, translating into MKKLFLIIGAPGSGKTTDAELIAEQNNNITHYSTGDMLRAEVASGSKLGLEINSFISKGLIVPIKIAIETIVNAIKNAPTDIIIIDGYPRSMEQLNALDEYLANDSSLELVSVVEVEVSEDTARDRVLGRARGADDNTEVFDNRMKVYTEPLAEIQAFYSAKNILKVISGEGTIQEIVLEMGTFIESKI; encoded by the coding sequence TTGAAAAAACTATTTTTAATTATTGGAGCCCCAGGCTCTGGTAAAACTACAGATGCAGAGTTAATTGCCGAGCAAAATAACAACATCACTCACTACTCTACTGGCGATATGTTAAGAGCTGAAGTTGCAAGTGGAAGTAAACTTGGCTTAGAGATAAATAGTTTTATATCCAAAGGACTTATTGTTCCGATTAAAATAGCAATAGAAACTATTGTAAATGCTATAAAAAATGCTCCTACTGACATAATCATTATAGATGGTTATCCAAGAAGTATGGAGCAATTAAATGCTTTAGATGAGTACTTAGCTAATGACTCCTCTTTAGAGCTTGTAAGTGTAGTAGAAGTTGAAGTTAGTGAAGACACGGCAAGAGATAGAGTTCTCGGTCGTGCTCGCGGTGCTGATGATAACACAGAAGTTTTTGACAATCGCATGAAAGTTTATACCGAACCTTTAGCAGAAATACAGGCTTTTTATAGTGCTAAAAATATTTTAAAAGTGATTTCTGGTGAAGGCACTATCCAAGAGATAGTTTTAGAGATGGGAACTTTTATAGAATCTAAAATATAA
- a CDS encoding DUF6166 domain-containing protein: MRNNHVFKGHKTLLGSRYVTYAEVELPLKYELFPKSKDGFDWGYNGSSPMQLSFSILHQLSNTEFATEHAPQFCQEIIRTLTTRDWILKANDVLEWIKGYSDGQQILKEKAQTMAMANTMTMAKPSKFKKIKRNVVKDICRELSITQKNLAEILEVPEGTVSSWAVKNEIPRLGKKAIEFYIQNKKNQDVVDSYKNFVKLLQSA, from the coding sequence ATGAGAAATAACCATGTTTTTAAAGGACATAAAACATTATTAGGAAGCAGATACGTTACTTATGCAGAGGTTGAACTACCTCTAAAATATGAGCTTTTTCCTAAGTCAAAAGATGGTTTTGATTGGGGATACAATGGCTCATCACCTATGCAACTATCTTTTTCTATATTACATCAATTAAGCAACACAGAATTTGCAACAGAACATGCTCCTCAATTTTGTCAAGAAATTATTCGTACATTAACTACAAGAGATTGGATACTTAAAGCCAATGATGTTTTAGAATGGATAAAAGGTTACTCTGATGGTCAGCAAATTTTAAAAGAAAAAGCACAAACCATGGCTATGGCAAATACAATGACTATGGCAAAACCTTCAAAATTTAAAAAAATAAAAAGAAATGTTGTAAAAGATATCTGTCGTGAACTCTCAATTACTCAAAAAAATCTTGCAGAAATTTTAGAAGTTCCTGAGGGAACTGTAAGTAGTTGGGCTGTTAAAAATGAGATACCTAGACTTGGAAAAAAAGCAATAGAATTTTATATTCAAAACAAAAAAAATCAAGATGTTGTAGATAGCTATAAGAACTTTGTTAAACTTTTACAAAGTGCATAG